Within Fimbriiglobus ruber, the genomic segment CGGCTGCCGGGATTCCCGGAACCCCCCTCGCGCAGGCCTTCCAGCCGACGCAGCAAGGGGTGAACACCGTGCCGACCGTCTACCTCTATAAGGTCGGCGACAAGCGGTATGGGTTCCGCGGCGTGACCGACATCTGGGACGCGGTCAACAGTCAGATGGTCCACACCGAAACCCAGCAGTACGAGACGACCCTCCAGTTCAGCGCCCTGGCCACCCAGAATCCGAGTACCCCGACTCAGTACACCGCGTCCGACATACTCAATGCGATCGCTTA encodes:
- a CDS encoding phage gateway protein, coding for MLDNQLISLVISTIIAQEAAAGIPGTPLAQAFQPTQQGVNTVPTVYLYKVGDKRYGFRGVTDIWDAVNSQMVHTETQQYETTLQFSALATQNPSTPTQYTASDILNAIAYILQSSATVAALEAQGVGVERITDVRNPYFSDDRDRFEASPSFDVTLCHKQVIVTTAPILQTTEIQIATV